In Geotrypetes seraphini chromosome 4, aGeoSer1.1, whole genome shotgun sequence, a single window of DNA contains:
- the CDYL2 gene encoding chromodomain Y-like protein 2 isoform X3: MNSHSPVKRKLEVVKDYVFDKRLRYSVRQNEGNCRFRDIVVRKEDGFTHILLSSQTSDNNALTPEIMKEVRRALCSASADDSKLLLLSAVGSVFCSGLDYSYLIGSLSSDRRKESARIAEAIRDFVKAFIQFKKPIVVAINGPALGLGASILPLCDIVWASEKAWFQTPYATIRLTPAGCSSYTFPQILGVALANEMLFCGRKLTAQEACSRGLVSQVFWPTTFSQEVMLRVKEMASCSAVVLEESKCLVRSFLKHVLEDVNEKECQMLKQLWSSSKGLDSLFSYLQDKIYEV, translated from the exons ATGAATTCGCACAGCCCTGTGAAACGAAAACTGGAAGTGGTAAAAGATTACGTATTTGATAAAAGACTGAGGTACAGCGTCCGGCAGAACGAGGGCAACTGCCGATTCCGAGACATCGTGGTAAGGAAGGAAGACGGTTTTACGCACATACTGCTTTCAAGCCAGACGTCGGATAACAACGCGTTGACGCCCGAG ATCATGAAGGAAGTCCGGAGAGCGCTGTGCAGTGCTTCAGCCGATGATAGCAAGCTCCTGCTCCTCAGTGCCGTGGGAAGCGTCTTCTGCAGTGGCCTAGATTACTCCTATTTAATTGGCAGCCTGTCTAGCGACAGGAGAAAGGAAAGTGCCAGGATCGCAGAAGCCATAAG ggaTTTTGTAAAGGCCTTTATTCAGTTTAAAAAGCCGATTGTGGTTGCTATCAACGGCCCCGCTCTTGGCCTGGGAGCATCTATTTTGCCACTGTGCGACATTGTGTGGGCAAGTGAAAAGGCCTGGTTCCAGACACCCTACGCAACGATCCGACTTACTCCAGCTGGCTGCTCATCATACACGTTTCCCCAGATCCTGGGGGTTGCTCTG GCAAATGAAATGTTGTTTTGCGGCCGAAAGCTTACTGCCCAGGAAGCCTGCAGCAGAGGGCTCGTGTCACAGGTATTCTGGCCAACAACATTTAGTCAAGAAGTGATGCTCCGAGTTAAAGAGATGGCGTCGTGCAGTGCAGTG gtACTGGAGGAATCTAAATGCCTGGTGCGAAGCTTCCTGAAACATGTTCTTGAAGATGTGAATGAAAAAGAATGTCAGATGTTAAAACAGCTGTGGAGCTCTTCCAAAGGACTGGATTCGTTATTCAGCTACCTGCAAGACAAAATCTATGAAGTCTGA